The Pochonia chlamydosporia 170 chromosome 1, whole genome shotgun sequence genome window below encodes:
- a CDS encoding UDP-galactopyranose mutase (similar to Coccidioides immitis RS XP_001243995.1), with amino-acid sequence MGADINVDVLVIGMGPTGLGAAKRLNQINGPSWLIVDSSDKAGGLAGTDTTDEGFLYDVGGHVIFSHYQYFDDCLDEALPKDDDWYTHQRISYVRYKGLWVPYPFQNNISILPKEDQVKAIDGLIDAAMECRVSNTKPKDFDQWILRMQGEGIADMFMRPYNYKVWAVPTTKMQCEWLGERVAAPDIKTVTKNVILNKVAGNWGPNATFRFPARDGTGGIWIAVAETLPKEKKRFGKQGEVTKVDAEKKIVHFADGTTIGYGKLVNTMAVDHLAEKMGNQELMTLTKDLFYSTTHVVGVGIRGERPERIGDKCWLYFPEDNCPFYRATIFSNYSPYNQPQKDAKLPTLYLADGTKTSSEAKEGPYWSIMLEVSQSSMKPVDVENLLKDSIQGLINTEMLKPEDEIVSTYHRAFDHGYPTPSLEREGVLKQLLPKLQDMDILSRGRFGSWRYEVGNQDHSFMLGVEAVDHIVNGAVELTLNYPDFVNTRKNTERRLAQSFNFASSAQTNGTKPTTNGTTDLPSRERASSKVSASGGHSRKSSKQVK; translated from the exons ATGGGCGCCGACAT TAACGTTGATGTCCTTGTCATTGGCATGGGACCTACCGGTCTCGGTGCTGCCAAGCGACTGAATCAAATT AACGGTCCTTCATGGCTGATTGTCGACTCTTCCGACAAGGCTGGTGGTCTTGCCGGCACTGACACCACCGACGAGGGCTTC CTGTACGATGTGGGCGGTCACGTCATCTTCTCCCACTACCAGTACTTCGATGACTGCCTCGACGAGGCTTTGCCCAAGGACGATGACTGGTACACCCACCAGAGAATCTCCTATGTTCGCTACAAGGGCCTCTGGGTGCCATACCCCTTCCAGAACAACATCTCTATTCTCCCCAAGGAGGATCAGGTCAAGGCTATCGATGGCCTTATTGACGCTGCCATGGAGTGCCGCgtctccaacaccaagccCAAGGATTTTGACCAGTGGATTCTGAGAATGCAGGGCGAAGGTATTGCTGATATGTTCATGCGCCCTTACAACTACAAGGTCTGGGCCGTTCCCACTACCAAG ATGCAATGCGAATGGCTCGGTGAGCGTGTCGCTGCCCCAGATATCAAGACTGTGACAAAGAACGTCATCCTCAATAAGGTTGCCGGCAACTGGGGCCCTAACGCTACCTTCCGATTCCCTGCCCGCGATGGTACTGGTGGCATCTGGATTGCTGTCGCCGAGACCCTccccaaggagaagaagcgctTCGGCAAGCAGGGTGAGGTGACCAAGGTGGAcgccgagaagaagattgtccACTTCGCCGACGGCACCACCATTGGCTACGGCAAGCTGgtcaacaccatggccgtTGATCATCTCGCTGAGAAGATGGGCAACCAGGAGCTCATGACTTTGACCAAGGATCTCTTTTATTCCACCACTCACGTCGTTGGTGTCGGTATCCGTGGTGAGCGCCCTGAGCGCATCGGTGACAAGTGCTGG CTGTACTTCCCCGAAGACAACTGCCCCTTCTACCGTgccaccatcttctccaactacTCTCCCTACAATCAGCCTCAAAAGGATGCCAAGCTGCCCACTCTGTACCTCGCTGACGGTACCAAGACCTCCTCAGAAGCCAAGGAGGGCCCCTACTGGTCCATCATGCTGGAAGTTTCCCAGTCTTCTATGAAGCCCGTGGATGTTGAGAACTTGCTCAAGGACAGCATCCAGGGTTTGATTAACACCGAGATGCTGAAGCCCGAGGACGAGATCGTCTCCACCTACCACCGTGCCTTCGACCACGGTTATCCTACTCCTTCTCTGGAGCGTGAGGGCGTCTTGAAGCAACTTCTGCCCAAGCTCCAGGACATGGACATTCTGTCCCGTGGCCGATTCGGCAGCTGGAGATACGAAGTTGGTAACCAGGACCACTCCTTCATGCTGGGTGTCGAGGCTGTGGACCACATTGTCAACGGCGCTGTTGAACTGACACTCAACTACCCTGACTTCGTCAACACTCGCAAGAACACCGAGCGACGTTTGGCACAGTCTTTCAACTTTGCCAGCTCAGCTCAGACCAATGGCACCAAGCCTACTACCAACGGCACCACTGATCTGCCCAGCCGTGAGCGTGCTTCCTCCAAGGTCTCTGCTTCCGGTGGTCACAGCCGCAAGTCCTCCAAGCAGGTCAAATAA